The Gammaproteobacteria bacterium genome segment TCAGACCCATCTCGCGGCAGTGATTCACAACCACGTACCGTTGAAAAAAATCGTGGTGGTGCGCAATCTATCGCCGGACGGCGCCTTTCTGGAATTCGAGGACGGAGAGGGCCTGCCAACCAGCACAGGCCTCACCATTGAGTTCACCGATGCCGCGCTGGACGGCCTGCGCCTGGGCGCGCTGGTCGTACACGCCACGGGCCGCGGCATCGGCGTCATCTTCCACCACCGCAGCCCGCGCCTGGCCGAGTATTACGGCGCGTAATCTGTGACCCGTCAGCTCGTCGCCAACACCGGATAGTCCGTGTAGCCGTGCGCATCGCCGCCGTAAAACGTGGCGGGGTCCGGCGTGTTCAGGGGCGCGCCGGTTCGGAGACGTTGGGGCAGGTCCGGATTGGCCAGGCACAACTGGCCGAAGGCCACGGCATCGGCCGCTCCCTCGGCGATGGCGTCGTCAGCCCGGGCGCGATCATAACCGCCGTTGGTGATCAGCACGCCCGGCCAGGCTTCGCGCAGCACGTTCGGCTCGAAGTCCGGCCCCGCCGCACCGGGTGCGTCCCGGCCCATTTCGGTGAGGTGCAGGTAGGCCAGCTTGTAACCGGCCAGCGCCTGGACGGCATAACTGAAAGTGGCCTGCGGATCGGAGTCGGCCATGTCGTTGAACGGCTGCCAGGGCGACAGGCGCACGCCGACGCAGCCGTCGATCCATTCGCCCGCCACCGCCTCGGTCACTTCCAGCAACAAACGCGCGCGGTTTTCGATGCTGCCGCCATACTCATCGCTGCGCCGGTTGCTGCCATCGCGCAGGAACTGGTCGATGAGGTAGCCGTTGGCCCCGTGTATCTCCACGCCGTCGAAGCCGGCGGCGCGGGCGTTGGCGGCGGCGCGGCGGAAGTCCTCGACGATGCCGGGAATCTCTTCAATCTCCAGCGCGCGCGGCTTCACGAAGGGCTGCATGCCCTGGTAGGTCACCGCCTCGCCTTTCGGCGCGATGGCGGAAGGCGCGACCGTCAATATGCCATCGTGATAGCTGGGGTGCGAAATCCGCCCCACGTGCCACAGTTGCAGGAAGATGCGCCCGCCTGCTTCATGCACGGCGCCGGTGACGGCCTTCCAGGCCTCCGTCTGCTCGGGCGAATGGATGCCCGGCGTCGCCGGATAACCCACGCCCTGCGGCGATACCTGGCTGGCCTCGGTGACGATCAGGCCCACGGAGGCACGCTGCCGGTAGTACTCGGCCATCAGCGAGTTGGGCACGCAGCCCGGCGCGCGGTTGCGGGTTAGGGGCGCCATGACGATGCGGTTGGGAAGCTCAAGGGGCCCCATTTTCAACGGGGTAAACAGGCCGGTGCTCATGATTCCTCCTCAGACGTTCCAGGTGCGGTGTTCGAACATGCCGTCCACCGGCGTGTGGAACAGGTGATTGGAATAGTTACTGATGGTCTTCACCGCGATGGCAAGCACGATGTCCAGGATGTGGTTTTCAGTGTAACCGGCGGCGAGAAAGGCATCGACGTCCGCGCGCGACGGCAGGCCGCGCTTGTCGACCATGATGCGGGTGAACGCGTGCAATGCAGCCAGTTTCGGATCACCCACCGGCTTCCCGTCGCGGATGGCGT includes the following:
- a CDS encoding alkene reductase encodes the protein MSTGLFTPLKMGPLELPNRIVMAPLTRNRAPGCVPNSLMAEYYRQRASVGLIVTEASQVSPQGVGYPATPGIHSPEQTEAWKAVTGAVHEAGGRIFLQLWHVGRISHPSYHDGILTVAPSAIAPKGEAVTYQGMQPFVKPRALEIEEIPGIVEDFRRAAANARAAGFDGVEIHGANGYLIDQFLRDGSNRRSDEYGGSIENRARLLLEVTEAVAGEWIDGCVGVRLSPWQPFNDMADSDPQATFSYAVQALAGYKLAYLHLTEMGRDAPGAAGPDFEPNVLREAWPGVLITNGGYDRARADDAIAEGAADAVAFGQLCLANPDLPQRLRTGAPLNTPDPATFYGGDAHGYTDYPVLATS